One Qipengyuania gaetbuli genomic region harbors:
- a CDS encoding efflux RND transporter permease subunit, protein MWLADVSIRRPVFAAMLIASLVVLGIVSFNRLGVDLFPEVEFPYVSVTTALPGASPGTVETEVTDIIEEQLNTIAGLRQMRSISAEGVSIVNLEFELEEDADLKAQEVRDKMSRLGADLPVDAEPPVIEKVDPDAAPILSILLSGDMPISELTAFADEVVKERLQRVPGVGSVELVGGREREMRIWLDPSAMRARGVTADDVLAALQRENAELPGGQLVTDGRTRQFGIRTMAEAATASEFTAIPIVYRPNGQTVRIGDVGRVEDSIEDETTYAQLDGVPGVVLEVRKQSGENTVAVAEQIRAEIEAVQASAPEGLNFVISRDTSRFIEQAIGDVLFDLFIAVLLVVAVTFLFLLSWRATIIVLLAIPTSIVATFAAFAAFDFTINMVTLLALTVAIGLLVDDAIVVVEAVQNDVDEGADRTEAAHAATKRVALAVLAGTFATLAVFVPIAFMEGIVGRFFFQYGLAIVFSVSVSMLVAFTLTPALSARLLRPEQPEDGWLSRVERFHVGMRERYVGLVAWAIRRRYLVLGGALASVFVGGFFAALVPSTFMSTTDRSEFLATVELELGTGIAGAKDAAQRVDAALRTNPEVELVFISAGGGTNPKINELDVYVGLTPKRSREDSQDDVMSFAREVLAESDAQVQDSSVSEVPWVSGAGVGQTAIELIVTGSDTNAINEYAQWLEGELAARPDFVDVRTTYQGGRPELQVKLDRDRAADLGITAQSLAASSRTLIGGSEAGTFESDGRRYDVRVRLDEGSRQSLADIETLPLRTGQGTLVDLAAIAEVDVAFSAAEIERINRSRQVSVLADTAPGVALSVAVAEVEELIAANPPPTELSTQMEGTARRLAETGEAIAFAFLLAIVALYIVLASQFNSFGQPIIIMLTAPLSFSGAYFLMWAAGQEMSLFAQIGLIALMGIVMKNGILLVDLANQYREAGMDAASAMRKAAPERLRPVLMTALAAVFGMMPVALAQSDAAEWRNAMGYIIIGGLTTSTLLTLLVIPAAYSATSDIRRARQSFANMIANLRSRKVATSPEVQE, encoded by the coding sequence ATGTGGCTTGCTGACGTATCGATCCGCAGGCCGGTCTTTGCTGCTATGCTCATCGCATCGCTGGTTGTCCTGGGTATCGTCTCGTTCAACCGGCTTGGAGTGGACCTCTTTCCTGAAGTCGAATTTCCATATGTTTCGGTCACGACCGCACTGCCCGGCGCTTCCCCTGGAACGGTCGAGACCGAGGTCACCGACATCATTGAGGAGCAGCTCAATACGATCGCCGGGCTTCGCCAAATGCGTTCGATCAGTGCTGAAGGCGTCAGCATCGTCAATCTCGAGTTCGAGCTTGAAGAGGATGCCGATCTCAAGGCGCAAGAGGTGCGGGACAAAATGTCCCGATTGGGTGCCGACCTGCCTGTGGATGCCGAACCCCCGGTGATCGAAAAGGTGGATCCGGATGCAGCTCCGATCCTCTCGATCCTGCTCTCTGGCGACATGCCGATTAGCGAACTTACGGCGTTTGCCGACGAGGTGGTGAAGGAGCGGCTACAGCGCGTACCGGGCGTCGGCTCGGTCGAGTTGGTGGGGGGGCGCGAGCGAGAAATGCGCATCTGGCTCGACCCATCCGCAATGCGCGCCCGCGGTGTGACGGCCGATGACGTCCTGGCCGCCCTACAGCGCGAAAACGCCGAATTACCCGGCGGGCAGTTGGTGACAGACGGTCGGACCCGCCAGTTCGGTATCCGCACAATGGCTGAAGCAGCTACGGCGTCGGAGTTCACCGCCATTCCCATCGTCTATCGGCCAAATGGCCAGACGGTGCGCATCGGAGATGTTGGGCGGGTAGAAGATTCGATCGAGGACGAGACGACTTATGCCCAGCTGGACGGTGTTCCAGGCGTAGTGCTCGAAGTGCGCAAGCAAAGCGGTGAAAACACGGTCGCGGTCGCTGAGCAAATCCGGGCAGAGATAGAAGCTGTTCAGGCATCAGCGCCTGAGGGCCTAAACTTCGTTATCTCACGGGATACATCGCGTTTTATCGAACAGGCGATCGGTGACGTCCTATTTGATCTCTTCATCGCCGTGCTGCTCGTCGTCGCTGTGACCTTTCTATTCCTGCTGAGCTGGCGAGCGACAATTATCGTGCTGCTCGCCATACCGACCTCGATCGTCGCGACGTTTGCCGCCTTCGCTGCATTCGACTTCACCATTAACATGGTTACCTTGCTTGCCCTGACGGTCGCTATTGGGTTGCTGGTCGATGATGCCATTGTCGTGGTTGAGGCTGTCCAGAACGACGTCGACGAAGGGGCCGACAGGACCGAAGCTGCCCATGCTGCGACCAAGCGCGTTGCGCTCGCCGTATTGGCTGGAACCTTCGCTACATTGGCGGTCTTTGTTCCGATTGCCTTCATGGAGGGGATCGTTGGCCGGTTCTTCTTTCAGTATGGTCTCGCGATCGTCTTCTCGGTGAGCGTATCAATGCTGGTTGCATTCACCCTTACACCTGCGCTGTCCGCCCGGCTGCTTCGACCGGAGCAACCCGAGGACGGGTGGCTTTCTCGCGTTGAACGATTTCATGTTGGCATGCGCGAACGTTATGTCGGGCTGGTGGCTTGGGCCATACGGCGTCGATATCTTGTTCTTGGAGGGGCGCTGGCCAGCGTCTTCGTGGGCGGGTTCTTTGCAGCGCTCGTTCCCAGCACCTTCATGTCGACGACGGACCGTTCAGAATTTCTGGCCACTGTGGAACTTGAGCTCGGAACGGGCATCGCCGGGGCCAAGGATGCCGCTCAGCGTGTCGATGCAGCCTTGCGGACAAATCCCGAAGTCGAACTTGTGTTCATAAGCGCAGGAGGCGGGACCAACCCGAAGATCAACGAATTGGACGTCTATGTTGGCCTGACACCGAAACGATCGCGAGAGGATTCTCAAGACGATGTAATGTCATTCGCGCGCGAAGTTCTCGCCGAAAGTGACGCTCAGGTCCAAGACTCCTCGGTCTCTGAGGTGCCCTGGGTATCGGGGGCCGGTGTCGGACAAACCGCCATCGAGCTGATCGTCACCGGGTCAGATACGAATGCGATCAACGAATACGCTCAATGGCTTGAGGGCGAATTGGCAGCGCGTCCGGATTTTGTCGACGTTCGCACAACCTACCAAGGGGGACGCCCCGAGCTACAGGTTAAGCTCGACCGTGATCGCGCAGCCGACCTCGGCATTACGGCACAGAGCTTGGCAGCATCGAGCCGAACGCTAATTGGCGGAAGTGAGGCGGGCACTTTCGAGTCCGATGGCAGGCGATATGATGTCCGCGTACGGCTCGACGAGGGTTCAAGACAAAGTCTCGCCGATATAGAGACGCTTCCGCTCAGGACAGGGCAAGGGACACTTGTGGACCTTGCGGCGATCGCTGAAGTTGACGTCGCATTCAGCGCCGCCGAGATCGAGCGTATCAATCGCTCAAGACAGGTTTCTGTCCTCGCGGATACTGCGCCCGGTGTCGCACTTAGTGTGGCGGTGGCCGAGGTTGAAGAGCTGATCGCGGCGAACCCACCCCCGACCGAGCTTTCAACCCAAATGGAGGGGACCGCACGCCGTCTGGCAGAGACCGGAGAGGCAATTGCGTTCGCCTTTCTACTCGCAATCGTCGCGCTCTATATTGTGCTCGCGAGCCAATTCAACAGCTTTGGCCAGCCGATCATCATCATGTTGACCGCGCCCCTGTCTTTCTCCGGTGCCTACTTCCTGATGTGGGCGGCGGGGCAGGAAATGAGCCTGTTTGCCCAGATCGGACTTATCGCCCTGATGGGGATCGTCATGAAAAACGGCATCCTGCTTGTTGATTTGGCCAACCAGTATCGTGAGGCGGGGATGGACGCGGCTAGCGCCATGCGCAAAGCAGCGCCGGAGCGACTGCGACCGGTCTTGATGACAGCGCTCGCGGCTGTTTTTGGGATGATGCCGGTCGCGCTCGCGCAATCCGACGCAGCCGAATGGCGTAACGCAATGGGCTACATCATCATCGGTGGTCTGACGACATCCACGCTCCTCACCTTGTTGGTAATCCCGGCTGCGTATTCAGCAACGTCTGACATTCGCCGCGCGCGCCAGAGTTTTGCTAATATGATCGCAAACCTACGATCCAGAAAGGTGGCAACCAGTCCTGAAGTGCAGGAATAG
- a CDS encoding AlpA family transcriptional regulator, with protein sequence MANDVRQLAMPFLAEGDGDLTSKQRIARVIRLKEVIHRTGLGRSTIYRWMGEGKFPKAVKLGGHTVAWVEQEIDRWLTERCR encoded by the coding sequence ATGGCGAATGACGTGAGGCAATTGGCCATGCCATTCTTAGCCGAGGGCGACGGCGATCTGACCTCGAAACAGAGGATCGCGCGCGTCATTCGGTTGAAGGAAGTCATCCATCGTACCGGTTTGGGAAGGTCCACAATTTACCGCTGGATGGGTGAGGGGAAGTTCCCAAAGGCGGTCAAGCTCGGTGGACATACCGTTGCCTGGGTAGAGCAGGAGATCGACCGCTGGCTAACGGAACGCTGCAGATAG
- a CDS encoding MarR family winged helix-turn-helix transcriptional regulator, giving the protein MQIEQDADAAAASFLNDTDRVVFLMEEVTRRLRKTFDASVEQFGLTRTQWRALAYLYRTPGLTQTELARKLELERAGVGQAIDKLEDLGLVERRSAKDDRRVWKIHLLPAAIDLLPQLRKEADAVYDQLLKGIPARDIRTLQEVINAMQANLAVE; this is encoded by the coding sequence ATGCAGATCGAACAAGATGCCGACGCAGCGGCAGCGAGCTTCCTGAACGATACGGATCGTGTCGTGTTTTTGATGGAAGAGGTGACGAGACGCCTGCGAAAAACGTTTGACGCTTCGGTAGAGCAGTTCGGTCTCACCCGCACACAGTGGCGAGCGCTTGCCTATCTTTATCGGACCCCTGGTCTGACGCAGACCGAACTCGCCAGAAAGCTGGAACTTGAACGCGCGGGCGTGGGTCAAGCGATCGATAAGCTCGAAGACCTTGGCCTCGTCGAAAGGCGCAGCGCCAAAGATGATCGACGCGTTTGGAAAATTCATTTGCTCCCAGCTGCGATCGATCTTCTGCCTCAATTACGGAAGGAGGCTGATGCGGTCTATGACCAGTTACTCAAGGGCATTCCGGCCCGTGACATTCGCACCCTGCAAGAGGTGATTAACGCTATGCAGGCCAATTTGGCAGTCGAATGA
- a CDS encoding alpha/beta fold hydrolase — MKCDQITIEGAGGLKLAAEMLGDGKAMPVLLAHGGGQTRRAWKRVTHDLAEVGFCVIAIDMRGHGESAWSADGAYELADFASDLVAIAACLDSKPAVVGASLGGLAGMIAEGELAPGSFASLTLVDIAPRMEQSGVMRVVGFMDQHVETGFASPQEAADVIAHYMPHRRKRSAGGNLRHYLRKSDDGRFYWHWDPRFIRNIMGSNRLDPERHEQQFEKLSQAAAKLKLPLHLIRGRSSDLVSEEAVAHLRGLVPHAEYTDIADATHMVVGDLNDVFSATILKFLKRHHQSTEAGS, encoded by the coding sequence ATGAAATGCGATCAAATCACGATAGAAGGAGCTGGAGGGCTAAAGCTCGCTGCAGAGATGCTCGGTGATGGGAAAGCCATGCCAGTCCTACTCGCTCACGGCGGGGGCCAGACTCGGCGAGCATGGAAGCGTGTCACGCACGACCTGGCCGAAGTCGGCTTCTGCGTTATCGCGATTGACATGCGCGGCCATGGTGAAAGCGCATGGTCTGCCGACGGTGCCTACGAACTAGCAGATTTCGCCTCAGACCTCGTTGCGATTGCAGCATGTTTGGATAGCAAGCCAGCAGTGGTCGGTGCCTCGCTGGGCGGGCTCGCCGGGATGATCGCAGAAGGTGAGCTTGCTCCCGGAAGTTTCGCTTCCTTGACCTTGGTCGATATTGCCCCTCGCATGGAGCAGAGCGGCGTAATGCGCGTGGTCGGCTTCATGGACCAGCACGTCGAGACTGGCTTTGCGTCACCCCAGGAAGCGGCCGATGTGATTGCACACTATATGCCACACCGGCGCAAGCGGAGCGCAGGAGGAAATCTGCGTCATTATCTACGCAAATCAGACGATGGACGCTTCTACTGGCATTGGGACCCGCGCTTCATCCGCAATATTATGGGATCGAACCGGCTCGATCCTGAGCGGCACGAACAGCAGTTCGAGAAGCTGAGCCAGGCCGCTGCCAAGCTAAAGCTTCCGCTGCACCTCATTCGCGGGCGGTCGAGCGATCTCGTTTCTGAAGAGGCGGTTGCCCATCTGCGTGGACTGGTGCCGCATGCCGAATACACCGACATTGCGGACGCGACACATATGGTCGTCGGAGATTTGAACGATGTATTTTCCGCAACAATCCTAAAGTTCCTCAAGCGCCACCATCAGAGCACGGAGGCCGGATCGTGA
- a CDS encoding single-stranded DNA-binding protein, translated as MTNIAILTGRIARDPESRETKGGTNVTGITVVTDRPARDKDGKTYKDENGYTAKESEFHRVTCFNGLAKTVGQYCTKGQLVSFQGRIHYTQWEDKDGVTRYGTEILADKVDFLSRGNGSSDENDNKDAPEID; from the coding sequence ATGACCAATATCGCAATCCTCACTGGCCGCATCGCCCGCGATCCGGAATCCCGCGAGACGAAGGGCGGCACCAATGTCACCGGGATCACCGTCGTCACCGATCGCCCCGCACGCGACAAGGATGGCAAGACCTACAAAGACGAGAACGGCTACACTGCCAAGGAAAGCGAGTTCCACCGGGTGACCTGCTTCAACGGCCTCGCCAAGACCGTCGGCCAGTACTGCACCAAGGGCCAGCTGGTCAGCTTCCAGGGCCGCATCCACTACACCCAGTGGGAGGACAAGGACGGGGTCACCCGCTACGGCACCGAGATCCTCGCCGACAAGGTCGACTTCCTCTCACGCGGCAACGGCTCGAGCGACGAAAACGACAACAAGGACGCTCCCGAGATCGACTGA
- the tdh gene encoding L-threonine 3-dehydrogenase, whose translation MKSLVKAKAEPGLWMQDSPKPEMGINDVLIKVRRTAICGTDMHIWKWDEWAQKTIPVPMIVGHEFVGEIVDVGDNAGDFQVGQIVSGEGHVVCGRCRNCMAGRRHMCAHAQGIGVNRPGAFAEYLSLPAANVWVHDPKIDLDVASLFDPYGNAVHTALQFDVLGEDVLVVGAGPIGIMAAAVCRHAGARHVVVTDLNDERLALAKRMGATRTVNVTREKLEDVQAELGMTEGFDVGLEMSGSEPGFASMVDNMAHGGKIAILGLPAGDVRIDWHKVIFNMLTLKGVYGREIFETWYKMQVFVQSGLDLSPIITHRLPADDFEQGFEAMLSGEACKVVLNWE comes from the coding sequence ATGAAGTCACTGGTCAAGGCCAAGGCCGAACCCGGCCTGTGGATGCAGGACAGCCCGAAGCCCGAGATGGGCATCAACGACGTCCTCATCAAAGTGCGCCGCACTGCCATCTGCGGCACCGACATGCATATCTGGAAATGGGACGAATGGGCGCAGAAGACCATTCCGGTGCCCATGATCGTCGGCCATGAATTCGTCGGCGAGATCGTCGATGTCGGCGACAATGCCGGTGACTTCCAGGTCGGCCAGATCGTGTCGGGCGAAGGTCACGTGGTCTGCGGCCGCTGCCGCAACTGCATGGCGGGGCGCCGCCACATGTGCGCCCATGCGCAGGGCATCGGCGTGAACCGCCCGGGTGCCTTTGCCGAATATCTCTCGCTTCCGGCGGCCAATGTCTGGGTCCACGATCCCAAGATCGACCTCGACGTCGCCTCGCTGTTCGACCCCTATGGCAATGCCGTCCACACCGCGCTGCAGTTCGACGTGCTGGGCGAGGACGTGCTTGTCGTCGGCGCCGGCCCGATTGGCATCATGGCCGCGGCGGTCTGCCGCCACGCAGGCGCGCGCCATGTGGTCGTGACCGACCTCAACGACGAGCGCCTGGCCCTTGCCAAGCGCATGGGCGCAACGCGCACTGTCAACGTGACCCGCGAGAAACTGGAAGACGTGCAGGCCGAACTCGGCATGACCGAAGGCTTCGACGTGGGCCTCGAGATGTCGGGCAGCGAGCCGGGCTTTGCCTCCATGGTCGACAACATGGCGCATGGCGGCAAGATCGCCATCCTCGGCCTGCCCGCCGGCGACGTGCGGATCGACTGGCACAAGGTCATCTTCAACATGCTGACGCTGAAGGGCGTCTACGGCCGCGAGATTTTCGAGACCTGGTACAAGATGCAGGTCTTCGTGCAGAGCGGGCTCGACCTCTCGCCCATCATCACCCACCGCCTGCCGGCGGACGATTTCGAGCAGGGCTTCGAGGCGATGCTTTCGGGCGAAGCCTGCAAGGTCGTGCTGAACTGGGAATAG
- a CDS encoding efflux RND transporter periplasmic adaptor subunit, translated as MLRRFSLFFLVVLPIALQACSTEKPDADAAQANQEGPRTVQTISVSSEPVAEPVKAFGTIAAKQSSAIGALVEGPVERIFVKVGDRVSRGDPLFRVRQADYRRRVVEAQAAVDLANAQAIEAERRYERVMALAPKGFVSKAHVDAVETELAVARAQRSQAQAALGTARQALEDTITRAPYDGVVTARLVDEGVYLNNRFSMGGQSAALQLQELGIVAAIVNAPQEHVDAFRRNMPARVFIEGFDEPFDSTVYIINDRVDPQTRMVELRLPIANPDYRISSGLGVRAEISVPPSLAIVLPRTAVVGDSATANVFVVEDGKVRRRDVTFESIDLDRVLIRSGLSDGEQVVLDPPATLRDGETVTVQSQTRRD; from the coding sequence ATGCTGAGAAGGTTCTCTCTTTTCTTTCTAGTCGTTCTACCGATCGCCCTGCAGGCGTGCTCAACCGAAAAACCTGACGCTGACGCAGCCCAGGCGAACCAAGAAGGTCCGCGAACGGTCCAAACGATCAGCGTCAGCTCTGAGCCGGTCGCCGAGCCGGTGAAAGCTTTCGGCACGATCGCTGCAAAACAAAGCAGTGCCATCGGAGCTCTGGTAGAAGGCCCGGTGGAACGGATATTCGTGAAAGTCGGAGACCGTGTCTCACGAGGAGACCCGCTTTTCCGCGTGCGGCAAGCCGACTATCGGCGTCGCGTAGTCGAGGCCCAGGCGGCTGTCGATCTAGCCAATGCGCAGGCCATCGAGGCCGAACGACGCTACGAACGGGTCATGGCTCTGGCGCCCAAAGGTTTCGTGTCGAAGGCGCATGTCGATGCCGTCGAGACCGAGCTGGCGGTTGCGCGGGCTCAACGGTCGCAGGCGCAAGCTGCGCTAGGCACCGCAAGGCAGGCATTGGAGGATACGATTACGCGCGCGCCTTACGATGGCGTCGTTACCGCCCGTTTGGTGGACGAAGGGGTCTATCTCAATAACCGATTCTCGATGGGTGGGCAGTCTGCTGCGCTTCAGCTTCAGGAACTCGGCATCGTAGCTGCCATCGTCAACGCGCCCCAGGAGCACGTCGACGCATTTCGTCGCAACATGCCTGCACGCGTCTTTATCGAGGGCTTTGATGAGCCCTTCGATAGCACCGTCTATATCATCAACGATCGTGTCGATCCGCAAACACGAATGGTCGAGCTGCGTCTGCCTATTGCCAATCCGGACTACAGAATTAGCTCCGGTCTGGGCGTACGGGCCGAGATTTCGGTGCCACCCTCCCTTGCCATTGTTCTGCCAAGAACGGCTGTCGTGGGGGACAGCGCCACTGCCAATGTGTTCGTGGTTGAAGATGGCAAAGTCCGGCGTCGCGACGTCACATTCGAGAGCATCGATCTAGACCGCGTTCTTATCCGTTCTGGACTGAGTGATGGCGAGCAGGTTGTTCTCGATCCGCCCGCCACTCTGCGTGACGGCGAAACAGTGACCGTGCAATCACAAACACGCCGAGACTAG
- a CDS encoding PaaI family thioesterase: MNDATSMIDRDRLEHMLAIAPFHQWLGLTVKHFEPGKLQLEMPWRDEIVSNPVIGSAHGGVLASLIDLSGLYVLLAMGHKAKATVDLRVDYHRPATQGPLLASATVVKIGRQISVADTQITGPDDKLVASGRGAYAC, translated from the coding sequence GTGAACGACGCGACATCAATGATCGATCGAGATCGACTGGAACACATGCTCGCTATTGCGCCGTTTCATCAATGGCTCGGCTTAACTGTCAAACACTTTGAGCCGGGGAAACTCCAACTCGAAATGCCGTGGCGTGATGAGATCGTTTCCAATCCGGTGATCGGCTCCGCTCATGGCGGCGTGCTCGCTTCTTTGATCGATCTTAGTGGCCTTTATGTGCTGCTTGCTATGGGGCACAAGGCCAAGGCGACCGTAGATCTGAGGGTGGACTATCACCGCCCTGCGACGCAGGGTCCCCTTCTCGCCAGCGCAACGGTGGTCAAGATCGGGCGGCAGATCTCGGTTGCGGACACCCAAATTACGGGACCCGACGACAAGTTGGTCGCCAGCGGCAGGGGTGCCTATGCATGCTGA